One region of Oryza sativa Japonica Group chromosome 10, ASM3414082v1 genomic DNA includes:
- the LOC4348070 gene encoding uncharacterized protein, giving the protein MIRRRHRPTSPAPPLDNDDLLSEILLRLPPLPSSLPRASLVCTRWRRLVSDRGFLRRFRARHRKPPLLGVIQVCAYPIFAPALDPPDRIPAARFSWRLDNRHDLNDLLGVRHGRALVHVNTCRYSQRRLIVWDPVAGDRRAVAIPGGFRDRGVVVRAGEVRCVAGDGDPGHVHGGCHSSPFEVVILGTNKNRTHAFACVYSSETGIWGNVISAAVNFGDCICNFTTLVGNSLYCLLLGEQRTSFFQFDLDKQITAQIDVPPDMHPDGNGHHRFGDTICRFAPAENGGLLFLVVTHYTLNVWKSETNADGVAGWVLEKTIELDRLLSLEPGPQKTAPMLLGFSEEHNVAFVCTYIGVSMIHLESKEFKSVSQRMSLIYHPFTSFYTKELSPH; this is encoded by the exons atgatccgccgccgccaccgccccacctcgccggcgccgccgctggacAACGACGACCTCCTCTCCgagatcctcctccgcctcccgccgctgccatcctccctcccccgcgcctccctcgtcTGCACCCGCTGGCGCCGCCTCGTCTCCGACCGCggcttcctccgccgcttccgCGCCCGCCACCGCAAGCCTCCCCTCCTCGGCGTCATCCAGGTCTGCGCCTACCCCATCTTCGCCCCCGCGCTGGACCCGCCGGACCGGATCCCCGCCGCGCGCTTCTCCTGGCGGCTCGACAACCGCCACGACCTCAACGACTTGCTGGGAGTCCGCCACGGCCGCGCCCTTGTCCACGTCAACACCTGCCGCTATTCTCAGCGCAGGCTCATCGTGTGGGaccccgtcgccggcgaccgccgcgCCGTGGCTATTCCCGGCGGGTTCCGTGACAGGGGGGTGGTCGTCCGCGCCGGGGAGGTGCgctgcgtcgccggcgacggcgacccggGCCACGTGCACGGCGGCTGCCATTCGAGTCCCTTTGAGGTTGTCATACTAGGCACTAATAAGAATCGGACACACGCGTTCGCTTGTGTTTACTCATCGGAGACCGGCATCTGGGGCAATGTCATCTCAGCCGCAGTTAATTTTGGGGATTGCATATGCAATTTTACTACCTTGGTTGGGAATTCCCTTTACTGTTTGCTCCTAGGTGAGCAGAGGACCAGCTTCTTTCAGTTCGATTTGGATAAACAGATAACAGCTCAGATCGATGTTCCACCCGATATGCATCCTGATGGGAATGGCCACCACAGATTTGGGGATACAATCTGCAGATTTGCGCCTGCAGAGAACGGCGGGCTTCTTTTCCTTGTTGTCACACATTATACTCTCAATGTATGGAAGAGTGAGACCAATGCTGATGGTGTCGCTGGATGGGTGCTGGAGAAAACTATTGAACTGGACAGGCTCCTTTCTTTGGAACCAGGGCCTCAGAAAACGGCACCGATGCTTCTGGGCTTCTCTGAGGAACATAATGTGGCTTTTGTGTGCACGTATATTGGTGTCTCCATGATCCATCTGGAGTCAAAGGAATTTAAGAGTGTTTCCCAAAGAATGAGTCTAATCTATCATCCATTCACTAGTTTTTATACTAAAG AACTGTCGCCCCACTGA
- the LOC136353633 gene encoding uncharacterized protein, whose protein sequence is MARRRRRRRRAAPSPTSALDGDDILREILVRLPTSPSSLPRASLVCKQWRRVVSDPAFLRRYRAHHGEPLLLGFFADHCGYPVFRSIHDAPDRIPPEHFLMPRDKGAGRCNWDVLGCRHGRVLVYNRTRNEITVWDPATGHRSCAAAPPELGDDKEKIVFNGAADVWGDLITLECPPVYDTCLPSTLIGYSLYWLFSGEEEGILEFDLGRQSLATIEMPSEFLHYNSHRSFQIMPAEDGGICLAILSYQIMELWERKISSDGVGVAEWTMLKKIELGVILGLGHMGGWQNLIVAYDEDYQLIFVRTINGVFMIHLESMQFKNLGKDNFDGILHAYSAFCTAVGDLPRAERRVGTISEIMGFDEDDSNSADPPKGAGTVEGNAAAPSCETIPDEGMVDNENLDYVWNHGERIGEGFKCKYCKMTRKSGRGTRLKEHLAGRRHNVIACSGVPPKVRKAMRISLNKVKQRTKAAKNRRAKMKKPNTQNMVRHGVHNNSKEQQMQMAKQLSLEEFHYRQKMEKRGSTFEYGGGSDSRSAPDACCNVAGSCVGGGVVLPQPSSKTRLKLHGMDADDVYRGASAQTEIGTSELRKAWAEWFHNNGIPGIKADCPYFRRAMELTQQLGFNVAVPTGAEIDGAYLDADEEEINVDAINAEKSCEAVLDMPLITWTKKHIGKNHKANKKYHEMANTLTQDLGSPGSKRKRVEVKQGKQPMNNKEEFMGSDDMSNMPR, encoded by the exons atggctcgccgccgacgccgccgccgccgcgccgcgccgtcgccgacgtcggCGCTGGACGGGGACGACATCCTGCGCGAGATCCTCGTCCGCCTCCcgacctcgccgtcctccctcccgcgcgcctcCCTCGTCTGCAAGCAGTGGCGCCGCGTCGTCTCCGACCCGGCCTTCCTCCGCCGCTACCGCGCCCACCACGGCGAGCCCCTCCTCCTCGGCTTCTTCGCCGACCACTGCGGCTACCCAGTCTTCCGCTCCATCCACGACGCCCCCGACCGCATCCCGCCCGAGCACTTCCTCATGCCGCGCGACAAGGGCGCCGGGCGATGCAACTGGGACGTCCTCggctgccgccatggccgcgtcCTCGTCTACAACCGGACGCGGAACGAGATCACCGTGTGGGACCCTGCCACCGGCCACCGCAGCtgcgcggccgccccgccggaGCTCGGCGACGACAAGGAGAAGATCGTCTTCAACGGCGCC GCCGACGTATGGGGCGATCTCATCACATTAGAGTGTCCTCCTGTGTATGATACATGCTTGCCCAGCACCCTCATTGGATATTCGCTCTACTGGTTGTTCagtggcgaggaggagggcatACTGGAGTTTGATCTGGGTAGGCAGAGTCTAGCTACAATCGAGATGCCATCTGAATTTCTGCATTATAATTCGCATCGCAGCTTCCAGATTATGCCGGCAGAGGATGGTGGTATTTGCCTTGCCATTCTGTCATACCAGATCATGGAATTGTGGGAGAGGAAGATCAGCTCTGATGGTGTCGGTGTCGCCGAATGGACGATGCTGAAGAAGATTGAATTGGGCGTGATCCTAGGGCTCGGCCATATGGGGGGATGGCAAAATTTAATAGTGGCATATGATGAAGACTATCAGCTTATTTTTGTAAGGACGATCAATGGTGTCTTCATGATCCACCTTGAGTCAATGCAGTTCAAGAATCTTGGAAAAGACAACTTCGACGGCATCCTTCATGCATACAGTGCTTTCTGCACCGCAG TGGGTGATTTGCCAAGAGCCGAGAGAAGAGTTGGTACCATCTCCGAAATTATGGGATTTGATGAGGATGACAGCAACTCAGCAGATCCTCCGAAGGGAGCAGGAACAGTAGAAGGCAATGCTGCCGCACCCTCATGTGAAACTATACCTGATGAAG GAATGGTAGATAATGAAAACCTGGACTATGTTTGGAATCATGGAGAAAGAATTGGTGAAGGATTTAAATGCAAGTACTGTAAAATGACCAGGAAAAGTGGCCGTGGGACGCGGCTAAAGGAGCATCTTGCAGGGAGGCGTCACAATGTCATTGCCTGCTCAGGAGTGCCACCAAAAGTTAGGAAAGCTATGAGGATTTCTTTGAACAAAGTAAAACAAAGGACAAAAGCAGCGAAGAACCGTCGAGCAAAAATGAAGAAACCAAACACGCAAAACATGGTTCGTCATGGTGTCCACAATAACAGTAAGGAACAACAAATGCAAATGGCAAAGCAATTGTCATTAGAGGAATTTCACTATCGGCAGAAAATGGAGAAGAGAGGCAGCACATTTGAGTATGGTGGTGGAAGTGACAGCAGAAGTGCTCCAGATGCCTGCTGTAACGTCGCAGGCAGCTGTGTAGGTGGAGGTGTCGTATTGCCACAACCATCCAGCAAAACAAGGCTCAAACTTCATGGCATGGATGCAGATGATGTGTACCGTGGGGCATCGGCACAAACTGAAATTGGCACATCAGAACTAAGAAAAGCTTGGGCAGAATGGTTTCACAACAATGGTATTCCTGGAATAAAAGCAGATTGCCCATATTTCCGTCGTGCCATGGAGCTGACACAACAGCTTGGTTTCAATGTGGCTGTTCCTACTGGTGCCGAAATAGATGGCGCTTATCTTGATGCCgatgaagaagaaataaatGTTGATGCCATCAATGCTGAAAAGTCATGTGAAGCAGTTCTTGATATGCCCTTGATCACATGGACCAAGAAACACATTGGCAAGAACCACAAAGCCAATAAGAAATATCATGAAATGGCTAATACACTAACTCAAGATCTTGGATCACCTGGAAGCAAGCGTAAGCGCGTTGAAGTTAAACAGGGGAAACAGCCCATGAACAACAAAGAAGAGTTCATGGGAAGTGATGATATGTCCAACATGCCAAGGTAG